The stretch of DNA ATAATCAGCCATATACAAAATTTGAGTTATTAGATTTAGGATATTTTGAGATTTGGGGATTTGGTTATCATATTGCAGTTGATGGTTCATTGGCTATATTAGCTGCTTTAAACGAGTTAGATATTGAAACAATTAGAAAAAATATTAGTTCATATAAAGGAATTAAAAAACGATTTGATGTTGTTCAATCAAATGAACAATTTGTTGTAATTGATGATTATGCTCATCATCCAACAGAAATAAAAGCAACAATGAATGCAGTTTTAGAATATGATAAACTTAAAAAAATGTCAAAAAAAGTTGTAATTTGGCAACCTCATAAATATTCAAGAACAATAGATAATCTTGAAGGATTTAAAAAATGTTTTGATGGTTGTGATGAATTAGTTATTCTTCCTATTTGGACAGTTGCTGGAGAAAAAAAAGTTGAAATTGATTTTGCAAAAGAGTTTGCAAAATATAATCCAATTTTTGCCCATAGTATTCAAACAACACAAGGTAGAATTCAACTCATAAGTGATAATAAAGTAGTAGAAGTTTACGAAGATGGATTAATTATTGGTGTTGGAGCAGGAGATATTACTTATCAATTAAGACATTAATTTTTAAATAACTCTAATTTTTCCATTTTCGATTTTTATTTTTCCTTCAAGTTCATATTCGAAAATTTTTTCTGGAAATTTTTGAATAGCACTTTCATAAGTAGGATTATTTTTACAAAAAAGTAGAACTTCATCTTCTGTTTTTTTGTTTTCTAATCCACACTTTTTGTAAATAAATTCATCAACATCGTAAATAACTTTTATTAAACCTTTTTTAATAAGTTCTTGTGTTCCTAAACTTTCATGTATTCTGTGAGGAATGGTATAGACTTCTTTTCCCATTTTCAATGCATAATTTACCGAAGTTAAAGAACCTGAATTTATATCGGCTTCTGTTACAATTAGAAATTCACTTAATGCAACAACAATTTCATTTCTTTGAACAAAGGTATAGTTTTTAGCCTTCTCTTTTTCTTTGTAAGCTGAAAGTATTAAACCATTTCTTTCAATATCAATAATAAGATTTTTATTTACACTTGGATACCTAATATCTAAACCATTTGCTACAATAGCAATTGTATTATTTGATTTCGCACCTTGATGTGCAATTGCATCAACACCCATTGCCACACCGCTTATTATGCAAACTCCAGCATCAGAAAATTTAGATGCTAATTTATATGTAAACTCTTTTGTATAACTATTTGGACGTCT from Arcobacter suis CECT 7833 encodes:
- a CDS encoding DNA-processing protein DprA — encoded protein: MISKIDFGIDELTSMKKYPEELFYMGNIDLLKKRKISIIGSRRPNSYTKEFTYKLASKFSDAGVCIISGVAMGVDAIAHQGAKSNNTIAIVANGLDIRYPSVNKNLIIDIERNGLILSAYKEKEKAKNYTFVQRNEIVVALSEFLIVTEADINSGSLTSVNYALKMGKEVYTIPHRIHESLGTQELIKKGLIKVIYDVDEFIYKKCGLENKKTEDEVLLFCKNNPTYESAIQKFPEKIFEYELEGKIKIENGKIRVI